A region from the Symphalangus syndactylus isolate Jambi chromosome 2, NHGRI_mSymSyn1-v2.1_pri, whole genome shotgun sequence genome encodes:
- the LOC129462588 gene encoding large ribosomal subunit protein eL42-like: protein MVNVPKTRRTFCNKCGKHQPHKVTQYKKGKDSLYAQGKRRYDRKQSGYGRQTKPIFRKKAKTTKKIVLRFECVEPNCRSKRMLAIKRCKHFELGGDKKRKGQVIQF from the coding sequence ATGGTTAACGTCCCTAAAACCCGCCGGACTTTCTGTAACAAGTGTGGCAAGCACCAACCCCATAAAGTGACACAGTACAAGAAGGGCAAGGATTCTCTGTATGCCCAGGGAAAGCGGCGTTATGACAGGAAGCAGAGTGGCTATGGTAGGCAAACTAAGCCAATTTTCCGGAAAAAggctaaaactacaaagaagattgTGCTAAGGTTTGAGTGCGTTGAGCCCAACTGCAGATCTAAGAGAATGCTGGCTATTAAAAGATGCAAGCATTTTGAACTGGGAGGAGATAAGAAGAGAAAGGGCCAAGTGATCCAGTTCTAA
- the LOC129465521 gene encoding uncharacterized protein, translating to MGVVICTSVCIMVVPGSLPVPAPGRHWILPSPRASLKVTSPVAAMPWGIRGMKETRRQVKTGTAHASPRPPGPCASSRTGSADARQTGDGVSGTGLRVRPWSLKGGFWLRESTVMWFCGCPCQGNVRICQIPTPLAITALLLGIFSDLGFAFQKAKTTRTGSGSAGISTQNCLAPCARLPWCHEDASKTDATHVSACGLASRLGEPGLGL from the exons ATGGGAGTTGTGATCTGTACCTCTGTGTGCATAATGGTTGTACCTGGGTCTCTCCCTGTCCCTGCTCCAGGAAGGCATTGGATCCTCCCAAGTCCACGG GCGTCTCTGAAAGTAACCTCACCCGTTGCTGCCATGCCCTGGGGAATTCGAGGAATGAAGGAGACCAGAAGGCAGGTGAAGACGGGGACAGCACATGCTAGCCCACGGCCACCCGGGCCTTGTGCATCATCCAGAACTGGAAGTGCAGATGCTAGACAgactggagatggagtttcaggcACCGGgctgagagtgagaccctggagCCTGAAAGGGGGTTTCTGGCTGAGAGAGTCTACGGTCATGTGGTTCTGTGGCTGCCCATGCCAAGGGAATGTCCGCATATGCCAAATACCGACCCCACTGGCCATCACTGCGCTGCTCCTTGGGATTTTCAGTGATTTAGGATTTGCCTTCCAAAAGGCAAAGACCACTAGAACAG GAAGTGGCAGTGCTGGCATTTCCACACAGAATTGCCTGGCTCCATGTGCACGCCTTCCATGGTGCCATGAGGACGCTTCAAAGACAGACGCAACTCATGTTTCTGCCTGTGGTCTAGCCTCTCGCTTGGGGGAGCCAGGACTGGGATTGTAG